One segment of Engraulis encrasicolus isolate BLACKSEA-1 chromosome 7, IST_EnEncr_1.0, whole genome shotgun sequence DNA contains the following:
- the LOC134451827 gene encoding neuronal tyrosine-phosphorylated phosphoinositide-3-kinase adapter 1 — protein MSSGSAQDVAVEHFLRDIERRGQRLHCAVIGCEEELPRGDMNLLYRKSRMDWRSRDQDSGKKSSSHKDASSATVGKVRDLASFRRHFRMGFMTMPASQDLSPHSCASAMAPRSQSCHAVGAGEPGSGGSLENGAGDYDADGHGQQAGRCPPTKPKRHPSTRLSSTPQGEHPPIHPHPPEAPPPPPLPQPQSGQSHSSGKHGDKKNAMKKSDSGDMSKKVPPLKPKRSPSTQLSFDPPLPRIHPPATPLPFQATGDPSPGAGGPEVIGGGGIMGDDEPVYIEMVGQVFTRESTATPHPPQPPLTPSATTPDSDSDPGEAIYEEMKYPLPEDREAAQRRLQMRHHERHQERLKASKSGGGSGGGGYHHHHHPHHHHHPHHPHHHSSSSSSPLPRPSSSSPSCAASSSSSSSKPKTAVSISHSSPLPCSTSSSASSTPVPLSSSPHPPRAPTPFLLQGGAKSEQDSGGGVSSATKIPAPFPNLLQHKPPLLAFPQPAAASSGVAAHKGTSSSTSASTSTTAASSSSGSKGARESSSSGSGAPSSLPPSSKDSSSSSSKDDKSRGELGPAPGLRARSHSTPLPPSSKSSSPYSHHHHHHHHHHPHHRPSHYHQYRKHDKEKGERDGREKDKCSGSSSTGTSTSAATASSSSMTGGSSSQGTSTQGKEGKSVSFLLKSDKSERERDRDRDRDRDRESHRDRESHRDRESHSHRDRDSGPSSLPDPCTTSSNPSPAPPSSSTSASASSSSSSQQRPHSRPHMHRSHTPHGHSHGGLPAYKPPPADSPLLWTYPSVGFRKPPAYDSLRGGGGGSHMPSLHHESGSKGGGGGGGGSGPSSLQGGKAGFVPWDGSGGFGLPDDVPYWPMHRKLSFSHGSRETEKDGMWNGSADGLLRREKDDLVLGLRGGHSGIPVRAPGRPFGHSESLAGADGPPGFRALSRGGGVPLPCQTFPACRNGELARLGRSSSTSGVRQVGGGDVHRQSSLPAKDALSQVRIQAPVPGQGSCSPSLTRHQQQQLQQQLQQHHLQLQFQHLAQLAQGQPPATGGSRDSAATTTPGGIAAQRDGKLLEVIERKRCLCKEIKAHRRPDKSLCKQDSMPILPSWRRTPEPRKTGTPPCQRPQAVVWDTAI, from the exons TTCCAGTCATAAGGATGCGTCCTCGGCCACGGTGGGGAAGGTGCGTGACCTGGCCTCCTTCCGCCGCCACTTCCGCATGGGCTTCATGACGATGCCGGCGTCGCAGGACCTGTCGCCCCACTCCTGCGCCTCCGCCATGGCCCCCCGCTCCCAGTCCTGCCATGCGGTGGGCGCCGGAGAACCAGGCAGCG GAGGCAGCCTGGAGAATGGAGCTGGAGACTATGACGCGGATGGCCACGGACAGCAG GCTGGCCGCTGCCCGCCCACCAAGCCCAAGCGGCACCCCAGCACCCGGCTGAGCTCCACACCGCAGGGGGAGCACCCGCCCAT ACACCCTCACCCGCCTGaggcgccgccaccaccaccgctgccccAGCCACAGTCTGGCCAGTCGCACTCGTCTGGAAAACACGGAGACAAGAAGAATG cCATGAAGAAGTCCGATTCGGGCGACATGAGCAAGAAGGTTCCCCCACTGAAGCCCAAGCGGAGCCCCAGCACCCAGCTGTCCTTCGACCCCCCGCTGCCCCGCATCCATCCCCCGGCCACGCCGCTCCCCTTCCAGGCCACCGGCGACCCCTCGCCAGGCGCCGGGGGGCCCGAGGTCATCGGAGGTGGTGGCATCATGGGCGACGACGAGCCCGTCTACATCGAGATGGTGGGCCAGGTGTTCACGCGGGAGAGCACGGCCACGCCGCACCCGCCCCAGCCCCCGCTCACGCCCTCGGCCACCACGCCCGACTCGGACTCGGACCCGGGCGAGGCCATCTACGAGGAGATGAAGTACCCGCTGCCCGAGGACCGCGAGGCGGCGCAGCGGCGCCTGCAGATGCGGCACCACGAGCGGCACCAAGAGCGGCTCAAGGCCTCGAAAAGCGGCGGCGGTAGTGGCGGTGGCGggtaccaccatcatcaccacccgcatcaccaccaccacccgcaccaTCCGCACCACCACagctcgtcctcctcctcgcccctgcctcgcccctcctcctcctccccctcgtgCGCtgcctcgtcgtcctcctcctcctccaagccCAAGACGGCCGTGTCCATCTCCCACTCGTCTCCTTTGCCCTGCTCGACGTCCTCTTCGGCCTCCTCCACCCCCGTGCCGTTATCCTCCAGCCCGCACCCGCCGCGCGCACCCACACCTTTCCTCCTGCAGGGCGGCGCCAAATCGGAGCAGGACTCCGGCGGCGGCGTCAGCAGCGCCACCAAGATCCCGGCGCCCTTCCCCAACCTGCTCCAGCACAAGCCCCCTCTGCTGGCCTTCCCCCAGCCCGCCGCAGCCTCCAGCGGGGTCGCGGCCCACAagggcacctcctcctccacctctgcctccaccagcaccacggctgcctcctcctcctcgggctCCAAGGGCGCCCGGGAGTCCTCCTCCTCCGGGAGCGGAGCCCCATCCAGCTTGCCGCCCTCCTCCAAggactcctcgtcctcctcctccaaggaCGACAAGTCGCGGGGGGAGCTGGGCCCGGCGCCGGGGCTGAGGGCGCGGAGTCACTCCACCCCGCTGCCACCGTCCTCCAAGTCCTCCTCGCCCTActcgcaccaccaccatcaccaccaccaccatcacccgcATCACCGGCCCTCGCACTACCACCAGTACCGCAAGCACGacaaggagaagggggagagggacgGCAGGGAGAAGGACAAGTGCTCGGGGTCCTCTTCGACGGGCACCTCCACCTCAGCggccactgcctcctcctcctccatgaccgggGGCTCCTCCTCACAGGGCACCTCCACGCAGGGCAAGGAGGGCAAGTCCGTCAGCTTCCTGCTCAAGTCGGACAAGTCGGAGCGGGAGCGCGACCGAGAtcgagacagggacagggacagagagagtcacagggacagagagagccacagggacagagagagccacAGTCACAGGGACAGGGATTCGGGTCCCTCCAGCCTGCCAGACCCATGCACCACCTCCAGCAACCCCTCCCCTGCTCCCCCCTCCTCGTCTACCTCCGCCTCTGCTTCGTCGTCGTCGTCCTCCCAGCAGCGGCCGCACTCGCGGCCACACATGCACCGCTCCCACACACCCCACGGCCACTCGCACGGCGGCCTGCCCGCCTACAAGCCTCCGCCTGCCGACAGCCCGCTGCTCTGGACGTACCCCTCCGTGGGCTTCCGGAAGCCCCCTGCCTACGACAGCCTccgtgggggtggtggaggatcGCATATGCCCTCTCTACATCATGAGTCGGGTTCGAAaggtggtggcggtggaggtggagggagtggGCCTTCGTCGTTGCAAGGTGGCAAGGCGGGTTTCGTGCCCTGGGACGGGAGCGGAGGCTTCGGATTGCCGGACGACGTTCCCTATTGGCCCATGCACAGGAAGCTGTCATTCAGCCACGGCAGCCGGGAGACAGAGA aaGACGGCATGTGGAACGGCAGCGCAGATGGTCTTCTGAGGCGGGAGAAGGACGACCTGGTGCTGGGGTTGCGCGGGGGTCACTCGGGCATCCCCGTGCGCGCCCCCGGCCGGCCCTTTGGCCACAGCGAGAGCCTGGCGGGGGCCGACGGGCCTCCCGGCTTCAGGGCactcagcagaggaggaggggtgccCTTGCCCTGCCAGACCTTCCCCGCCTGTCGCAACGGAG agctGGCGCGGCTGGGCAGGTCGTCCTCTACGTCTGGCGTGAggcaggtggggggaggggaCGTCCACAGGCAGAGCAGCCTCCCCGCCAAGGATGCCCTCAGCCAGGTGAGAATACAG GCCCCCGTCCCGGGCCAAGGCTCCTGCAGCCCCTCCCTGACccgccaccagcagcagcagctccagcagcagctccagcagcaccaCCTGCAGCTCCAGTTCCAGCACCTGGCTCAGCTGGCGCAGGGACAACCTCCGGCCACCGGGGGCAGTAGGGATAGTGCCGCCACCACCACTCCGGGCGGTATC GCGGCACAGCGCGACGGCAAGCTCCTGGAGGTGATCGAGAGGAAGCGCTGCTTGTGCAAGGAGATCAAGGCCCACCGGCGGCCCGACAAGAGCCTGTGCAAGCAGGACAGCATGCCCATCCTGCCCAGCTGGCGACGGACCCCCGAGCCCCGTAAGACGGGCACGCCGCCCTGCCAACGGCCGCAGGCTGTGGTGTGGGACACGGCCATTTGA